In Arachis hypogaea cultivar Tifrunner chromosome 7, arahy.Tifrunner.gnm2.J5K5, whole genome shotgun sequence, the genomic window TTTTTCTTGTGTTGATAGAGCTAaatacattttgaaaaaaaaatagaaagaaaaaaggtgATATTTGTTAAagtcagtaaaaaaaaaaagagtttaaaaaacaATGAGCTTTCCCTAACCTTCATTTCACACTGAGATGACATTAAGTCATTGATGGTATGTGTATATcttaattatttgtatattacAATATGAGATTATATATGTCATTTTTTTCCATTAATCATCTGATGAGATGTAAACTTATTCTAATAAATGAAATTTAATCACCACCTAATAGCTAACCATGATATTCTATGCTTAACAagagtataaatatttttttaagagtttAGTTAACAAGTAGTGTTCTAAAAATACTTAATAAGGTACTAAGTATGGAAATATTTTGCTAAAAGACTAAagattataaaatttgaaaaataaaaataattaaaacacgtCATCATTTCcgcaacccaaaaaaaaaaaaacaaaaaaaattccaaCTGTCTcaccaaatattttttctaaatcaGGCCCTACATTTTTTTTCCAAGAGGCACACATTTTAGGTTTGTTTTTAAGAATAGAATAGGATAAGACactgaaaataagataaaatactgataaatagagatacaaaattttgtattcttgtattttgtttggtaataaactataacaaattataaaaatttaatttattctcattttttttcattcaaaaaatttgagataaaaaatataacaataaaagatataattatgaaaaattaacaaaaataatgaaagaaaaaataaaaaataagttgtgtcattTGTTAGTGTCTTCGTGTCTTTCCTGTCAGgatagacacaaaatacactaatgcAGTGTTTCTGAACACATTATCTCTGTCCATATTTTTTCTGCCAAACACAAAACTCAGTGTTTCAATCTCAATATCCTATCTCTGTAAACAAATGCAACCTATATGACAAAGCGCTTTTTACTACTCAAATAacgttttatataattatattctttttttatatCGGTTTTTTAGATGATCATTATACTATTATTAATGTAAAagagtaattatttaaataattgaatGCACGTATAGATTTGTAGAAAAAGGGAAAAAGGTTAAAGTTTGGTAATAATTGAAGATGACCAATTTGGTTTTTCAGGTGTCAGTGGTGGCCCCTAACATTCCGGCAATGTATGAGATGCATTTTGCTGTGCCAATGGCAGGTGGTGTACTCAACACCATTAACACTCGTCTTGATGCTCATAACATAGCCACAATTCTCAATCATTCCGAAGCCAAATTCTTCTTTGTGGACTATGAATATGTCTCCAAGGCAAAAGAAGCACTTCAATTACTCAACAATTATGCCCCCAAATATTTTCCACTCGTCATTCTCATACAAGACACAAATTTAGAAAGTAACTCACCCACCAAAATTACCAAGTTTGGTGATGATCATTATGAATATGAACAATTGATCCGAAAGGGTGACCCAAATTATGTCCCAATTGAAATCAAAGATGAATGGGATCCAATTGCATTGAATTATACATCAGGGACTACCTCGTCACCCAAAGGAGTTGTCTACACTCACAGGGGAACATTTCTTAGTACCTTAAGCAACATATTAACATGGGGTATGGGAACACAACCGGTTCTCCTATGGACACTACCCATGTTCCATGGTAATGGGTGGGCCTTCACCTGGGGTGTGGCGGCGCGTGGCGGCACCAATGTGTGCCTACGTTACACTACAGCCGGCAACATTTTTAGAAACATTTCGGATCATCACGTGACACACATGTGTTGCGCCCCTATAGTCTTTAGTATTATCTTGGAATCCAAGGAAAGCGAGCGCCGGCAGATTAAATCCCCGGTGCAAATCTTAGCCGCAGGATCGCCTCCGCCGGCGACTCTGCTCCATCAGATTGAGTTAATTGGGTTCCACGTCACACATTGCTACGGGTTGACTGAGTCAACAGCGGCAGCGCTTTCGTGTGAATGGAACCACGAGTGGAACAAACTACAAAGAGAGGAACAAGCAAGGTTGAAATCGTTTCAAGGGATTGGATCACTGATGCTTGAGGATGTGGATGTGAAGGATTTGGAAACAATGGAGAGTGTGAAAAGGGATGGGAAAACAATGGGGGAGATTGTGTTAAGGAGTAGTGGACTAATGAAAGGTTACTTGAAGGACAAGCAATCAACTTTTGAGGCATTTAAAAACGGTTGGTTCCACACTGGAGACGTA contains:
- the LOC112702604 gene encoding trans-cinnamate:CoA ligase, peroxisomal, whose protein sequence is MNDLPKYEANSSALSPINFLKRASACYANQTSVIYEGTHFTWQQTYERCRRLASSLRSFNIAKNDVVSVVAPNIPAMYEMHFAVPMAGGVLNTINTRLDAHNIATILNHSEAKFFFVDYEYVSKAKEALQLLNNYAPKYFPLVILIQDTNLESNSPTKITKFGDDHYEYEQLIRKGDPNYVPIEIKDEWDPIALNYTSGTTSSPKGVVYTHRGTFLSTLSNILTWGMGTQPVLLWTLPMFHGNGWAFTWGVAARGGTNVCLRYTTAGNIFRNISDHHVTHMCCAPIVFSIILESKESERRQIKSPVQILAAGSPPPATLLHQIELIGFHVTHCYGLTESTAAALSCEWNHEWNKLQREEQARLKSFQGIGSLMLEDVDVKDLETMESVKRDGKTMGEIVLRSSGLMKGYLKDKQSTFEAFKNGWFHTGDVGVVHPNGYIQIKDRCKDIIISGGENISSIEVESVLYRHPKISEAAVVGMPHPRWGESPCAFVALKKVTNCGGVSEDEIIAYCRENLPHYMVPKMVKFVEELPKTSTGKVQKFELREIAKAFVESENNTNYKNNVSQAVSRL